A single region of the Dryobates pubescens isolate bDryPub1 chromosome 11, bDryPub1.pri, whole genome shotgun sequence genome encodes:
- the LOC104309103 gene encoding oocyte zinc finger protein XlCOF6.1, with protein MASQKGPDKSWEKSSHPESKLEKPKCSLNGEEEEEEDKMEDDDAEKNDDCDDEEHEEEDNDEDEGDQGEGKECAEEDEARAGPSGAPKPLNPCPQCGQSFPPGSEPAKHHCPQPGPQPFVCGDCGKRFSRSCDLTRHCLTHTGEKPFTCDTCGKQFRQRAHLSQHRLSHTSEKSFTCRDCGKPFKHSSSLAIHRRSHTGEKLFPCAECGKSFTTSSLYIQHQLIHSGDKPYSCADCGKSFSHGSALTQHRSVHSAEKAFTCGDCGRSFKRSDSLAIHRRIHTGEKLFPCAECGKSFTTSTLFINHQLLHSGDRPYSCADCGKRFSRSSHLTEHRQVHSREKAFTCAACGKSFTRRSSLVYHCRSHTGKEAFPCPDCSKTYSTRSNLTRHRCSHAVGQRTARGRQNKPTQGLAG; from the coding sequence ATGGCCTCACAGAAGGGCCCAGAcaagagctgggagaagagcagtCATCCAGAGAGCAAGTTGGAGAAGCCAAAGTGCAGCCTcaatggagaggaggaggaggaagaggacaaGATGGAGGATGATGATGCTGAGAAGAATGATGACTGTGATGATGAGGAGCATGAAGAGGAGGATAATGATGAGGATGAAGGTGACCAGGGCGAGGGAAAGGAATGTgcagaggaggatgaagccagagcaGGCCCTTCTGGTGCACCCAAACCTCTGAATCCGTGTCCTcagtgtgggcagagcttcccaccTGGCTCAGAGCCAGcgaagcaccactgcccccagcccggcccccagCCCTTCGTCTGTGGTGACTGCGGCAAGAGgttcagcaggagctgtgacCTCACCCGGCACTGCCTCACCCACACTGGTGAGAAGCCCTTCACCTGTGACACCTGTGGCAAGCAGTTCAGGCAGAGGGCTCACCTGAGCCAGCACCGCCTCAGCCATACCAGCGAGAAGTCCTTCACCTGCCGGGACTGCGGCAAGCCTTtcaagcacagctccagcctcgCCATCCACCGCCGCAGCCACACCGGGGAGAAGCTGTTCCCCTGTGCCgagtgcggcaagagcttcaccaccAGCTCCTTGTACATCCAGCACCAACTCATCCACAGCGGTGACAAACCCTACAGCTGCGCCGACTGCGGCAAGAGTTTCTCTCACGGCTCTGCCCTCACCCAACACCGCAGTGTGCACAGCGCTGAGAAGGCCTTCACCTGCGGGGACTGCGGCAGGAGCTTCAAACGCAGCGACAGCCTCGCCATCCACCGCCGCATCCACACCGGGGAGAAGCTGTTCCCCTGTGCCgagtgcggcaagagcttcaccaccAGCACCTTATTCATCAACCACCAGCTCCTCCACAGCGGTGACAGGCCCTACAGCTGCGCCGACTGCGGCAAGCGCTTCAGCCGTAGCTCCCACCTCACCGAGCATCGGCAGgtgcacagcagagagaaggctttCACCTGCGCCGCCTGCGGGAAGAGCTTCACCCGTAGGAGCAGTCTCGTTTACCACTGCCGCAGCCACACCGGGAAGGAGGCTTTCCCCTGCCCTGACTGCAGCAAGACCTACAGCACCCGCTCCAACCTCACCAGGCATCGCTGCAGCCACGCTGTTGGCCAGCGCACGGCGCGGGGCAGGCAAAATAAACCCACCCAGGGTCTAGCGGGGTAA